One stretch of Gadus morhua unplaced genomic scaffold, gadMor3.0, whole genome shotgun sequence DNA includes these proteins:
- the pex14 gene encoding peroxisomal membrane protein PEX14 — translation MLDTQTVADLKAEIASLKGLMLSRRQFPASPSMPKIPAWQIPLKAQPVCSGPPAPHPASSPPPGGSSSSDISPVSQDSNASSPAPQDGLRGPEGLRGPDGADLVNGDGGACGGVGVAVAPQDQVRMEVQGEEEKGEEEGEEEVVVVGAEEEEEGELVIMPTVDRRGGDGQIHEPVDKLRRPEGASNDHEVD, via the exons ATGCTGGACACCCAGACGGTGGCGGACCTGAAGGCTGAGATCGCCTCCCTGAAGGGCCTGATGCTCAGCAG GAGGCAGTTCCCCGCCTCGCCCTCCATGCCCAAGATCCCCGCCTGGCAGATCCCCCTGAAGGCCCAGCCGGTGTGCagcggccccccggccccccaccccgcctccagccccccccccgggggcagcagcagcagcgacatCTCCCCCGTCAGCCAGGACTCCAACGCGtcctccccggccccccaggACGGGCTCCGGGGCCCCGAGGGGCTCCGGGGCCCCGACGGCGCCGACCTGGTcaacggggacgggggggcctGCGGCGGCGTTGGCGTAGCGGTCGCCCCCCAGGACCAGGTCCGCATGGaggtgcagggggaggaggagaagggggaggaggagggggaggaggaggtggtggtggtgggggcggaggaggaggaggagggggagctggtCATCATGCCCACGGTGGACCGCCGGGGGGGCGACGGACAGATCCACGAGCCGGTGGACAAGCTGCGGCGGCCGGAGGGGGCTAGCAACGACCACGAGGTGGACTAG